In Tautonia marina, the sequence GGTGATCTTCCGGGCGATTGAGGTGGCCCTGGCGTGGGTCATTGCGCTGGTGCCGCTGGCGGTCTTCGGGGTGGTGGCGAAAACGGTGGCCGAGCAAGGTTTCGCACCGTTCCTGGGGCTGATCGTGTACGTCGGGGTGGCGATGCTTGGCCTGGCGATCCAGGTGGCAGTCGTCTATCAAGCCTGGATAGTGCTGGTCGCCCGGATGCCCTTGCGGACCTTCTGGAAGTACGCCAAGGAGCCGGTCGCCTACGCGATGGGGGCCAGCAGCAGTCTGGCCACGTTGCCGGTGACGCTGAAGAACCTCGATCGCATGGGGGTGTCGCCGACCGCCGCTCGGCTGTCGGCCTGCGTGGGGACGAATCTGAACAACGACGGCATCTTGCTGTACGAGGCGATGGCCGTGCTGTTCGTCGCCCAGGCGTACGGGATCGACCTGTCGATCACTCAGCAGTTGATCGTCGCGTTTTCGTGCGTGGTTGCGGGCATCGGCATCGCGGGGGTACCGGAGGCGGGCCTGATTTCGCTGGCCCTGGTGCTGAGCACGGTGGGCTTACCGCTGGAGTTGCTGCCGCTCTTGCTGACGGTGGACTGGGTGCTCTCTCGGTGCCGGGCGATGACAAACGTAACGGCAGATTTCCTGGTGGCGGTCTTGCTCGACCGGCTCGGAGTGAGGGCCGAGGAGGCGGAGGATCTCGGGGAGTCGATGGCCCCGCACGATCCGGAAATGACATCGGGGCCACCCTTCGTCGAGTCAGACGAAGAGCAGCCCCGTATGTAACTGATCGGAATTGAAAGCGACCCCGACGGGACTCGAACCCGTGTTACAGGTGTGAAAGACCTGTGTCCTAACCACTAGACGACGGGGCCGTCGTCGAACTGGGTTCTATTATGAAAAAATCTGGGCGGAGGTCAACCTCAACACGAGAAGAAGTGGTCGAGAACTGGAAGGTCAGAGGCTTGCACCGAGCGGGACGTGTGGGTTAAGGTCAGGAATCAGCTCGAAGGACCCCTGTGCCAAGGATCACGATTCGCGATGAAATCAATCCTGATCCTGACCGGTGACGCCGGCGAATCGCAAGAGATCTACTACGCCAAGTACCGGCTTGAGGAAGAAGGTTGGCAGGTCCAGATCGCCGCTCCCGAGCGACGGACCTTTCTTTCGGTCGTCCATGACTTCGAGCCCGGATTCGATA encodes:
- a CDS encoding dicarboxylate/amino acid:cation symporter is translated as MTSDAPAPRRRVSFVARILLAMVAGAVLGQVANWAIGPEATLADHLTSRLPEGVGPRVFDAWLSIGRFTVTLGYLGGLVVDLIKGLAGPLLFFAVIDAFLRTRIQARNAGLMLLISATNAAIAVVIGLTISNTIEPGRYLNQDLTGPVAAQNGQGAAEAEVDSEEPADLERFAAGRRPIDFVRDLLGFVPTNPVQPFLESSILSIIILALLGGAALRKVKDEQLAEGRADFQVIETGVAVIFRAIEVALAWVIALVPLAVFGVVAKTVAEQGFAPFLGLIVYVGVAMLGLAIQVAVVYQAWIVLVARMPLRTFWKYAKEPVAYAMGASSSLATLPVTLKNLDRMGVSPTAARLSACVGTNLNNDGILLYEAMAVLFVAQAYGIDLSITQQLIVAFSCVVAGIGIAGVPEAGLISLALVLSTVGLPLELLPLLLTVDWVLSRCRAMTNVTADFLVAVLLDRLGVRAEEAEDLGESMAPHDPEMTSGPPFVESDEEQPRM